A segment of the Serratia fonticola genome:
ATTACTTGTTCTTAAAAACATAATATTAGCAAAAGCCAAACAACGACACCGCAAGTTGAACAATTTTCAAACAGAAATAAAGTGCGTGATTTATCATTGAACTTGCATATTTAGTCGGCCCAAATGTTTTAATATTGTTAAGGAATGGTTTTTACAATGAAAATAGAAGCGTTTTATAAATACCCACACTCCGTACAAATTTAATACAATTAAATACATTAAATCTATGCTATTAATTTTTTCCATTTATTATTTTTATGGAATAACTCATACAAATAAATAATGGTATGTACTTAATTACCTCAATAATCATTTTGATTTAAAAACTAAAATAAAAGAGAGCAGTTTAAAAACTGCCTATATTTATACTGTTTTAACCTTCTCTACTCTACCGAACGATGCGGAGAGTTAACGCTTATTATTTTAGTTATCTAAAAAGTTTTTTAAGGGAAAGGCTCACTTTGGCCACCTATCACCGTCAACCAAACAGATACACAACGCAATTACGGCAGTAACTATTACAAATCAATATCTTCGTTGCGTGATCTGCCGCCCAAAAAAGAAACAAAAAATCACGGCAAACTATACTTAACCATCAGTTGACATATCATTAACAATTCTAAGGAGAAAAACCATGAGCCAACTGCATAAACACACCATTCCTTCTGCAATTGCAGATCGTGCCCTGATTAATCCGGCGCAATATCAACAGTATTATCAACAATCTGTGCAAGACCCAGCGGCATTCTGGGGCGAGCAGGGCAAGATCCTCGATTGGATCAAACCTTATACCGTGGTCAAGAACACCTCTTTCGACCCTGGCCATATCAGCATCCGTTGGTTTGAAGACGGTACGCTTAATCTGTCCGCCAACTGCCTGGATCGCCACTTGGCCGAGCGTGGCGAGCAAACCGCTATCATCTGGGAAGGCGACGACCCAACCCAATCGAAGAAAGTCACCTACAAACAGCTGCACCATGATGTCTGCCAGTTCGCCAACGTGCTGAAAAAGCTTGGCGTGAAGAAAGGGGATGTCGTGGCTATCTATATGCCTATGGTACCTGAAGCCGCCGTCGCGATGTTGGCGTGTGCCCGTATTGGTGCCGTGCATTCGGTTATCTTTGGTGGCTTCTCTCCAGAAGCCGTTGCTGGCCGCATTATCGATTCCAACTCAAAACTGGTTATCACTGCCGATGAAGGGCTGCGTGCTGGCCGTGCTGTACCACTTAAAAAGAACGTCGATGATGCGCTAAAGAACCCAGGGGTGAAAAGCGTCAACAATGTGGTGGTATTCCAACGCACCGGCAAACCAGGCTACTGGCAGGAAGGACGTGATCTCTGGTGGCATGAACTGACCGAGGGTGTTTCTGCCGACTGCCCGCCAGAAGAGATGAACGCAGAGGATCCTCTGTTCATCCTGTACACCTCCGGCTCAACCGGCAAGCCTAAAGGTGTGTTGCACACTACCGGCGGCTATCTGGTTTACGCCGCGCTAACCTTTAAATATGTCTTCGATTACCACGAGGGGGACGTTTATTGGTGTACCGCCGATGTCGGTTGGGTAACCGGCCACAGCTATCTGTTATATGGCCCGTTAGCCTGTGGCGCCATCACACTGATGTTTGAAGGCGTACCTAACTACCCTGGCGTCAACCGTCTGTCACAGGTGGTAGATAAGCATCAGGTCAATATTCTGTATACCGCCCCCACCGCCATCCGTGCCCTGATGGCTGAAGGCGACAAAGCTATCGAAGGTACCCAGCGCGACTCGTTGCGGATCATGGGCTCAGTGGGCGAGCCTATCAATCCGGAAGCCTGGGAATGGTATTACAACAAGATTGGGAATGGTAAATGCCCTATCGTCGACACCTGGTGGCAAACCGAAACCGGTGGTTTCATGATCACGCCACTGCCAGGTGCCACTGAGTTGAAAGCCGGCTCTGCCACACGCCCATTCTTTGGTGTACAACCTGCGTTGGTCGATAATATGGGAACACCACAGGAAGGCGCCTGTGAAGGAAATCTGGTGATCACCGACTCCTGGCCGGGTCAGGCTCGCACCCTGTTCGGTGACCATGAACGCTTTGAACAAACCTATTTCTCGACCTTTAAAGGTATGTACTTCAGCGGTGATGGCGCACGCCGTGACGAGGATGGCTATTACTGGATCACCGGTCGTGTCGATGACGTGCTGAACGTCTCTGGTCACCGTCTGGGCACCGCTGAAATTGAATCCGCTCTGGTTGCCCATCCAAAAATTGCCGAAGCCGCCGTAGTGGGCATCCCGCATAACATCAAAGGGCAGGCTATTTATGCCTACATCACGCTGAATCATGGAGAAGAACCGACGCCTGAACTTTATGCCGAAGTCCGTAACTGGGTACGTAAGGAAATCGGGCCGATTGCTACGCCAGATGTCCTTCATTGGACCGACTCGTTACCGAAAACGCGCTCTGGCAAGATCATGCGGCGTATTCTGCGCAAAATTGCCGCCGGTGATACCAGCAACCTGGGGGATACCTCAACGCTGGCGGATCCGGCTGTAGTCGACAAGCTGTTGGAAGAAAAACAATCAATGAAAGTTCCATCCTAATTTGCGTCGCTTCTGGCCGTTCACCTGCAACCCGCAGATGAACGGCCGGTATACCTGACAGTTTTCAAATGCAGTAACACTTATCCCAGACATTTCGGCTGGGCAGGCTAAAGGCGGCCTACAGAGCACCAATTTGAAAACTGTAAAGGGTATCGCGCGGCGTACTCGTTCAATACCTACTGGAGAAAATCGGATGAATGACGACATTTATCAAGGGATTGAAGAAAACCCGCGCTTCAAGGAGTTGGTGCGAAAACGCAGCCGTTTTGCCTGGCTCCTTTCACTGATTACATTGGCATTGTACGTCGGTTTTATCTTTTTAATTGCCTTCGATCCTCACTGGCTAGGCACACCGATTTCGCCAGGATCAACCATTACCCGCGGGATCCCGGTCGGCGTAGGACTGATCGTGATCTCCTTCGTGTTAACCGGTATCTACGTTTATCGTGCCAACGGCGAGTTCGATCGCCTGAATGCTGAAATCCTGCGTGAGGTGAAACAATGAAACGCTTGCTTTCAACAACTGCTCTTCTGGCCTTACCGGGCCTGAGCCATGCCGACGCCATCGGCGGTACCGTACAGCGTCAACCACTGAACATGC
Coding sequences within it:
- a CDS encoding DUF485 domain-containing protein → MNDDIYQGIEENPRFKELVRKRSRFAWLLSLITLALYVGFIFLIAFDPHWLGTPISPGSTITRGIPVGVGLIVISFVLTGIYVYRANGEFDRLNAEILREVKQ
- the acs gene encoding acetate--CoA ligase codes for the protein MSQLHKHTIPSAIADRALINPAQYQQYYQQSVQDPAAFWGEQGKILDWIKPYTVVKNTSFDPGHISIRWFEDGTLNLSANCLDRHLAERGEQTAIIWEGDDPTQSKKVTYKQLHHDVCQFANVLKKLGVKKGDVVAIYMPMVPEAAVAMLACARIGAVHSVIFGGFSPEAVAGRIIDSNSKLVITADEGLRAGRAVPLKKNVDDALKNPGVKSVNNVVVFQRTGKPGYWQEGRDLWWHELTEGVSADCPPEEMNAEDPLFILYTSGSTGKPKGVLHTTGGYLVYAALTFKYVFDYHEGDVYWCTADVGWVTGHSYLLYGPLACGAITLMFEGVPNYPGVNRLSQVVDKHQVNILYTAPTAIRALMAEGDKAIEGTQRDSLRIMGSVGEPINPEAWEWYYNKIGNGKCPIVDTWWQTETGGFMITPLPGATELKAGSATRPFFGVQPALVDNMGTPQEGACEGNLVITDSWPGQARTLFGDHERFEQTYFSTFKGMYFSGDGARRDEDGYYWITGRVDDVLNVSGHRLGTAEIESALVAHPKIAEAAVVGIPHNIKGQAIYAYITLNHGEEPTPELYAEVRNWVRKEIGPIATPDVLHWTDSLPKTRSGKIMRRILRKIAAGDTSNLGDTSTLADPAVVDKLLEEKQSMKVPS